The genomic region GAACCGACCGGTCGTTTGAGGTGAAGCCGCCGTCTTTGAAGACGGGGGCGCTGAAGAGGTTGGTGGTGACCATCGGCACAACGATGCCGGTGTCTGCCATTGCCTGCTTGAGGCGGTCAATCTGTTTTTGGCGCTCGGCGTCTGTTGCCCCGAACGCGTAGAGATCGTTGTCGTGGAAGGTGAGGCCGTAGGCGCCAAGCTCGCTGAGCTTTTCGACGCCGTGAACAACGTCGAGGTCTGCGCGGGTTGGGCCGCCGAACGGGTCGGTGCCGTTGTAACCGATTGTCCACAGTCCAAATGAGAACTTATCGGCGCGGGTGGGTGTGAGTGACATAGAAGTCTCCATTTCAGCATCGTTGGTGATTTGTTGTTCTTCTCAACATATTACAGGCGCCGCCAAATTTCTAGCCCATTCAATTCCGTGAGGGTGGATAAGTACCGGGAAGATACTTATTGGCCGTTGCAACGGAGCCCGCGTACATATTTCCGCACATTATCGCGATATTCGCCAGCGCAGTTTGGCAACTTTTTGGTTACGAATTGAATATTCCTCACGATTTACTAGTGACGAGCGCGCATTTGCTGTGATATGTTCTCTCCGTCAACAAAGGTCGATTCGTCGGCCGGAATCATCAACACGGTGTTCCGTTACAAGGAAGTAATCGCTGACACCCGCTGAGCGCCCAACGATGGGAGCCCAGCGGACAACGGTTCTACCTGACAAAGGCACGGGGGTCGCCCCGAACGCCTTGGCGTGACTGGCAGCATTCAGAGAGGAAAGCACCAATAATGTCTAAGCACTTGTCCAAAAAAACCACCCTTCTCACCTTCGCGGCGATCGGGGTCACAGCACTCACCCTCAGCGCGTGTTCATCCGGCGACAGCGGCGGATCAACCGGCGGTGAAACCAAGGCATCCGCCGATTGCAACGTCGGCATCTCGATGCCAACCCGCAGCCTCGAGCGCTGGATCAATGACGGCGAGCAGTTGCAGAAGCAGCTGCAGGACGCAGGCTGCACCGTCGACCTTCAGTACGCAGACAACAAGACCGACCAGCAGATCAGCCAGATCCAGAACCAGGTCGCCGGCGGCTCCAAGATCCTCGTGATCGCCGCCATCGACGGCGAGGTCCTCGCGCCGGTCCTCGAAGAGGCAAAGAAGCAGGACGCCACGGTTATTGCATACGACCGTCTCATCAACGGCACCGAAAATGTCGACTACTACGCAACGTTTGACAACTACAAGGTCGGGCAGCTGCAGGGTGCCTTCATCGAAGACGCGCTCAGCCTCAAGACGGCAACCGAGCCACTCAACCTTGAGCCATTTGCCGGTAGCCCCGACGACAACAACGCCAAGTTCTTCTTCTCCGGCGCGTGGGATGTCCTCCTTCCCTACGTAGAAAAGGGCACGCTCGTCGTTCCAAGCGGCAAGTCGCCGAAGTCAGACGACGACTGGGCCTCGATCGGTATCCAGGGCTGGGCATCAGATAAGGCGCAGGCCGAGATGGATAACCGCCTCTCGTCCTTCTACTCTGGCGGCGAAAAGGTCAACGTTGTGCTCTCGCCCAACGATTCACTCGCCATCGGAATCATCGCATCACTCAAGTCGGCCGGCTACACGCCTGGCGACGCCTACCCGGTTCTCACCGGACAGGACGCCGACAAGGCAAACGTCAAGGCCATCCTCGACGGTGAGCAGTCGATGACCGTGTGGAAAGACACCCGCGCGCTTGGCGACCGAGTCTTCACCATGATCCAGGAGATCGTGAACGGCGACGAGGTTGAGGTCAACGACACCGAAACCTACAACAACGGTAAGAAGACGGTTCCTTCGTACCTGCTCGACCCAGAGGTTGTTGTGAAGGATGACGTGCAGTCGAAGCTCATCGACTCCGGCTTCCTCAAGGCATCTGACGTAGGCCTCTAAGCCGTATCCAGCGGAAGCGCCCCCGCTCGGGGCGCGGAAAACGAACGGATGTCGGGGGCGGCGCGCCACGCCGCCTCCGACAACCACCGGCAGTCGTAAACGCTGCCAACTCAACGGTGAGAAGGAGGCACTCATGGAACAATCAGTCATCCTGAAGATGAACGACATCGGCAAGGATTTTTCCGGGGTTAAAGCGCTCGACGGCGTATCGATCGAAGTCATGCGTGGGCAGGTTCACGCCATCTGTGGCGAGAACGGTGCCGGAAAATCGACACTCATGAAGGTGCTGAGCGGGGTCTACCCTGCTGGGTCGTTTGACGGCAGCATCGAGTTTGAAGGCAAGACGGTCTCGTACCGCAACATCAATGACAGCGAGGCCGACGGCATCGTGATCATTCACCAGGAGCTCGCGCTGAGCCCCTACCTCTCTATTGCAGAGAACATTTTCTTGGGCAACGAGATTGCCAAGCGTGGCATCATCGACTGGAACAAGACCAACAGGGAAGCCGCGCTCTTGCTGGCGCGGGTTGGCCTCGCTGAGAATCCGGCCACGAAAATCCTCGAGCTTGGTGTTGGTAAGCAGCAGCTGGTTGAGATTGCAAAGGCGCTCTCCAAACAGGTGAAGCTGCTTATCCTTGACGAGCCAACCGCCGCCCTCAACGATGAGGATTCCGCGCACCTGCTGAGCCTCATCGATCACTTGCGCGAGCAGGGCATCACGTGCATCATCATCTCGCATAAGCTCAAAGAGATTAAGCGCATCGCCAACACCGTGACGGTTATTCGTGACGGAAAAACGATCGAGACGATCGACATGGCTGGCGAGGATGCAACAGAGGCCCGCATCATTCGTTCAATGGTTGGCCGCGACCTCAACAACCTCTTTCCTCCGCGGGACCCAAAAATCGGCGAAGAAGTGCTGCGCGTTGAGAACTGGACCGTGTACCACCCCGTCGACACCACCAGAAAGGTGGTCGACGATGCCTCGTTCTCGGTGAAGGCCGGCGAGATCGTTGGCTTCGCCGGTCTGATGGGGGCAGGGCGCACCGAGCTTGCGATGAGCCTGTTTGGACGCTCCTACGGAACCAACATCTCGGGAAAAGTGTTTAAGAACGGCACCGAAATCCAGATGCGATCGGTTGACGAAGCAATCAAGAACGGCTTTGCCTATGCGACTGAGGACCGCAAGAAATATGGCCTCAACCTCATTGGCGATATCACCGTGAATATTTCGGCCGCGGCCCTCGCCAAGCTCGCGAAGAACGGCGTGATCGATAAGCACCGCGAATACAAGGTTGCTGACTCGTACCGCCAGAAGATGAACATCAAGGCGCCAAGCGTTGCGGCGATCACCGGCAAACTGTCCGGCGGTAACCAGCAAAAGGTTGTGCTGTCGAAGTGGATTTTCACCGGTCCCGATGTGCTCATCCTCGACGAACCGACACGAGGTATCGACGTCGGCGCAAAATACGAGATCTACGGCATCATCAACGAGCTTGCCGCCCAAGGCAAAGCCGTTGTTGTGATCTCTTCGGAGCTGCCAGAGCTGCTTGGCCTCTCCGACCGAATCTACGCAATTTCTGAAGGGCGCCTCACCGGAGAGGTCGCCCGCGAAGACGCAACCCAAGAACAACTCATGCACTACATGACCGCGGGAAAGGACTGAGCCCGATGAGTACAACAACCCCTGTAAAGCGCAAGATTCCAAAGCTGTCGATCAACCTGAGGCAGTACGGCATCCTCGCGGCGCTCGCGATCATCATCATCCTGTTTCAGGTGCTCACCAACGGCAGGCTGTTGCTTCCCGGCAACGTAAACAACCTCATTCAGCAGAACGCGTACGTGCTCATTCTTGCCGTCGGCATGGTGATCGTCATTATCGCCGGCCACATTGACCTTTCCGTTGGGTCGGTTGTTGCCATGGTTGGTGCCGTCGCCGCGATCAGTATGAACCAGTGGGGGCTCCCGTGGTGGGCAGCCGTAATCCTCGCGATTGCCGTTGGTGCCGCCGTCGGGGCCTGGCAGGGATTCTGGGTCGCCTTTGTCGGAATACCGGCGTTTATCGTGACGCTCGCGGGAATGCTCATCTTCAGAGGCCTCACCCTCGTCCTCCTTACCGGAGGAACCATCAGCGGCCTGCCAAGCGAGTTCACGGCCATCGGCGCCGGCTGGATTCCGGCCTACCTCGGCGAGGTAGGGGGACGAGACACCCTCACGCTGGTCCTTGGCGTGCTTGCCGTCGGAGCGCTCATCGTGCAGCAACTTCGCACGCGGGCAACCCTGCACAAGCTTGACCTTCCCCGCGAGCCGCTTGCGTCCTTCTGGACTAAAAACGGTATTGCCGGTGTCGCGATCCTCGCGTTTGCGTGGCTGCTGAGCGGCTACAGCGGAACACCCCTCATCCTCATCATCCTTGCCGTCATCATCCTGCTGTACACGTTCATCCTGAACCGCACCATCTTTGGTCGTCACGTGTACGCAATGGGTGGCAACCGCTTCGCCGCCGTCATGAGCGGTGTCAAGACCCGCTGGGTTGACTTCTTCATCTTCGTCAACATGGGCGTGCTTGCTGGCCTTGCCGGAGTGGTCTCGACCGCTCGTGCGGGTGGTGCCGTAGCATCGGCAGGTCAGAACTATGAGCTTGACGCCATTGCCGCCGTGTTCATCGGTGGTGCCGCCGTACAAGGTGGTGTCGGAACCGTTGTTGGTGCCGTCATTGGTGGTTTGGTCATGGGAGTGCTTAATATGGGACTGTCCATCTTGTCAGTGGATGCCGCGTGGCAGATGGCAATCAAGGGTCTCGTCCTGTTGCTCGCCGTTGCGTTTGACATCTTCAACAAGAGACGGGCTGGCGGACGCTAATAGATACGCGTCGCTCTGCTTCAGTGCCTGACTGGCACGGGGCCACATCACATTACGCGAGGAGAGGACGTTGAGCATGCGCCAGCAGGCTCCACCGAAACTCGGCATACGCGGTGGCACAAGCAACGACCAGCTTCGGCGCTACAACCTGTCGATGGTGATGACTCTTCTGCATCACGCCTCCGGATGTTCCCGCGCGGAGCTCACCCAGCGAACCGGCCTCACCAGGTCAACAATCGCCGCCCTTGTGGCGGAGCTTGTTGACCTGGGGATGGCCTACGAGGCCGAGCCAGAGACGGCCGTCGGCCGCGTTGGTCGCCCAAGTTTGCAGGTGTTTCCAAACCCTACAATCGCCGCCATCGCGGTGGCTCCCGACATCGATGCCATCACGGTTGGTCTTGTTGGGCTCGGGGGCGAAGTTATCCGGCGCATCCGCTTTGACACGGTGCGCATCCAGACGGTGAGCGAGACGGTCAACGTGGTCAAGGCCATCGTTGAGGGGATGCGCGGCGAGATTGAGTCTGGCTACAGCATCGCCGGTGTTGGCATTGCCGTGCCAGGGCTGGTGAACGCATCGGACGGGCGCGTGCTCATCGCCCCGCACCTTGGCTGGCGCGATGCCGGCCTCGCGAGCGCGATGTCAAAAGTGCTCAACTACCCGGTGTATGCCGGCAACGATGCGAGCCTTGGCGCGATTGCCGAGAGCCTCTTTGGTGCTGGCCAGGACATGAACGACCTCGTGTATCTCAACGGAAGCGCGAGCGGCATTGGTGGTGGCATCATTATCAACGGTGTTCCCCTTCGCGGCACGAGCGGGTATGCAGGGGAGCTTGGGCACACGCTGGTGAACAGCCACGGCATCCGCTGCCATTGCGGCCGTATCGGCTGCCTTGAGACCGAAGTAAACATGAGTCGGCTGCTTGAGGTGCTTGGGTTGCCGCGCGCCGACCAAGACGAGCTCGACATTGCGCTTGGCGTCTCGCGCGATCCGGCCGTGCTTGCCGAGGTTCGTCGGCAAATCGATTTCCTGTCTGAGGCCATTTCTAATTTTGTGAACATGTTTGACCCTGAGTCCGTCATCCTTGGTGGCTTTCTCGGATCGCTGTTGACGGTTGGCCGTGAGAGGCTTGCTGAGGCGGTCAATATTCGGTCAATGAGCAGCGCTGGGCACGAGGTGGTCATCCAGCGCGCGAGCCTCAAATCGAAGCTCATGCTTGTTGGTGCGGCAGAGCTCGCGTTTGCTGGGCTCCTCGACGATCCCGCTGGCTATGCAAGGGGTGGACGATGAGTAATCGTGGCAGCAATGTTGACGAGGTTCGGCGGTATAACCGTTCGCGCATCCTTGAGCTGGTGCATCGACGTGGCGCCGTCTCGCGTTCAGAACTTGCTCGCGAGACCGGGCTGAACCGATCGACCATCGCCGACCTCGTGCTGTCGCTGATTGACGCGGGGCTTGTGCTCGAAAGTGGCCCAGATGTGCACACATCAGTTGGCCGCCCCTCGCCCATCGTGCGGCCAAACCCGGCCTGCGTCGCCTTTGCGGTGAATCCCGAACAGGACGCCGTGACGGTTGGCGTCGTACGAATGCACGGCGAAGTGGTCGAGCGCCGTCGCCACGAGGTGGATGCCCCGCTCAACGCGGCCGAAACCGTTGCGGCTGTCGCCCGGATGATCGCGGCCTACCGCGCCGAGCTTGAGCCAAACGTTATCGTGGCTGGCATCGGTGTTGCGGTGCCAGGCCTTGTCAGGACTGCCGACGGCGTTGTGAGGCTTGCCCCCCACCTCCACTGGGTTGACGAGCCGTTTGCCGAGCTTCTTGCCGAGGCGACCGGCATCGATCGCGATCGCGTCTCCGTGGCAAACGACGCAAGCCTTGGCGCAGCAGCAGAGTGTTTTTTTGGCGTTGGTCGGGGAGTAACCGACCTGATTTACCTCAATGGTGGCGCGAGTGGTATTGGTGGTGGCGTCATCGCCAATGGCCTTCCACTCGGCGGAACCGGCGGCTACGCTGGCGAGTTTGGGCACAACTTGGTGACCGCGCCAAACGGGCCAGAGCATGCCACAACGGGCGGCTCGCTCGAAGATGAGGTCAACCGCCGCCGCCTGCTCGACCTCATGGGATTCGCCGCCGCCGATCCCGTCGTCTTCGAGTCGGCCCTGCTCGGCTCGACCGATCCCGCCGTTCGGGCAGAGGTAGAGCGGCAGGTTGGCATCCTCAGCATCGCGCTGCGCAACGCAATTAACGTGCTGAACCCCGAGATGGTGGTTCTTGGTGGATTCCTGGCCGCGCTCTTTGCCGCGGCCCCCGAGCAGCTCGAGCGCCAGGTGCGCGAGCAGACCATGCATGCATCCTACGAGGGCGTGCGCATCGTGCGCGCCGAACTCGGCGCAGACCTGCTGTTGATCGCCGCGGCCGACCTGCCGTTCGGCGCGCTCATCGCGACGCCGCTGTAGGTCTCGCATGCTGCGTCTCCAACGAGACACACAAAGCACCCGTTCGCCGCTCGTTGCGATTTTTTGGGCTGAAAATCGCAACGAGCGGCGAACGGATGCTTGTGTCCCGGCGAATCGATAATCGGTCTCGCGCAGGTGGGTTGGAAGCGTTGGCCGCAGCTCCTAACGCATCCGCTCGAGTGCACCACGGATGTCGGGGTTGCGCTCGTGCTCGATCGCGTCGCCCAGCGCATCCGCAAGCACCTCCGCGATGGTCACGCGGGCTTTGCGCTCAGAGGAACGCACCGCAGCCTCGACCATCGCGAGGCTCAGCACGTTGCTGTGCACCTCTGTTGACGGCACAACGCCGGTGCGGAGGGAGCGAACGAATTCGGCGAGGGATCCTGCGATCTCCTCTGGGTCGTTGGCAAACGACGACCCGTCCGCAGCAACCGCCGAACCGTCGTTGCGCTCGGCGACTGGCGAATGCTCGCCATCCCACAGTGCGCTTCCATCAGCGGCGCTGACCCTCCAGCGGCCGTTCCACGAGGTTTCGAGGCCGTCGCTGCACCAGCTGCCCGTGTAGATGTAGCGCGTTCCTCCGCTGAGCTCGAAGATCGCTGTCGCGCCCGCATCGCCCGCATACCAACTCCACGCGGGGTTGAACTCTTCGCAGTACACGGCGACGGGGTCCTGGCCGAGTATGAATCGCACGGCATCGAAGGCATGGATGGCCATGTCGATGAGCAGCACGTTTGCCATCTCGTCGCGAAAGCCGCCAAACCGCGGCGCTTTGTAAAACTCGGTGGTCACGATACCGGGGGCGCCAAGCTGGGCAACAACCGCCCGATACTCCGAGAGCGTCCGAAAATAGCGCCTCGACTGGCTCGTCATGAGCAGCTGCCCCGCGACCTCCGCGGTAGCGGCAATCGACAGCGCCTGGCTGACGGTCGGGGCGATGGGCTTTTCGCACAGCACGGGCAACCCGGCAAAGAGCGCGCCAGTGTTGACCGGGTTGTGGGCGACCGGCACCGTGACGTTGATCACTGCCTGCGCCGCGCTCGCGGTGGCGACCTCAACAACATCGCTGCCAACACTGACGTCGGTGAGCCCAAACTCGAGCAGCGCATCCGCCGCCAGCTTCGTGTCAAGATCGACGAGGCCAACAAGTACCACATCGGTGGATGCCGTGAGCACTCGCAACCAGTTCTTGCCCATGTTTCCAGCACCAACGAGCACAACCCTGATGGGCTCGTCCGCAGCAATCAGGGGTGCGCTCATCGGGCGAGCGCCCCGCGGTAGCCCTGGCCGTTATAGAAGTCTTCGGTTTCGTAGCGAAGCAGCACGGGGTCCGTGCGTTCTGGGCGAACTGTTTCGGCCCAGGCAACGCCGTTGGCGATGACCTTCCGCACGTCGTCGTGGTAGTACACCGGGTAGTCCTGATCGCCGGGGCTGAAGAAGAAAATCTTGCCAAACCCGCGCCGGAACGTGCAGCCGCTGCGGAACACTTCGCCGCCGCTGAAGGTGCTCAGGAACACAATCTCGTCGGGGGCCGGGATATCGAAGAACTCCCCGTACATTTCTTGCTGAGGAATGATGAAGGGGTGCGGGATGCCCTTGGCAATAGGATGCGTCGGGTCGACGGTCCACACGATCTCGCGGTCCTCCTCCGAACGCCAGCGAAGCGTGCACGACGTGCCCATGAGCTTCTGGAAGATCTTCGACCAGTGGCCAGAGTGCAGTACAACCAGGCCCATGCCGGCGAGAACGTGTCGGTGGACGCGCTCGACCACGGCATCCTCAACTTCGGCGTGAGCGGCGTGGCCCCACCAGACGAGCACATCCGTGTTGCGCAGTACCTCTTCGGTGAGGCCGTGCTCGGGGTCATCGAGCGTCGCAGTCGTGACAGAAACCTGGCGTTCCGAGTGCTCTTCGATGCCCTCGCGGATGGTGTTGTGCATGCCGGTTGGGTAGATCTCGGCGATCTTTGGTTCGAGTTGCTCGTGGCGGTTCTCGCCCCACACGAGTACGCGAAGTGGGGAGGTGGATGTTGTCATGATGAGTTTCCTTCGTAGTGATCTATTTGACGGCGCCGCCGGTTGCCCCGGCAGCTATGTATTTCTGGGCGATGATGAGCAGGATGATCGCCGGAATTGACGAGAGCACCGCCGTCGCCATCACGGCACTCCAGTTCGACACTTGTGTGCCGAGGTACTGATAGATGCCGAGTGTGACCGGCCGCACCGTTTCCGTGGTGGTGAGCGTGAGCGCAAAGAGGAAATCGCTCCACGAAAACAGAAAGCTGAACAGCCCGGCCGTGATGAGTGAGTTTTTGCTCACCGGCACCACAACGGAGAAGAAGGCCCTGAACAGCCCTGCCCCGTCGATCCGTGCCGCCTCAACAATTGAGGGCGGGATACCCATCATCGATGACCTGAGGATGAGGATGGCAAACGGGATCGCGTGCGTGGCATCCGCAAGGATGAGGCCTGGTATCGAGTTGAGCATCCCAAGATCGTTGTACGCGCTGTACAGGGCGTTGGCGATCACGATGCCGGGAATCATCTGCGAAATGATGATGACAAGCAACGCGATGTTGATCCAGCGGAATCGAAACTGCGCGAGCGCGTAGGCGGCCGGCGCCGCAATGGCAAGGCTCAGTATCACTGTTCCGACGGCGATGATCAGGCTTGTGATGAGGTTGCCGCCCTGGTCGGCGATGGCCTTTTCGTAGCCACCAAAGTCGGGGTTCCACGGAAAGAACGTCGCCGTGAGCGTGTTTCCAGACGGCTGCAGCGACGCATTGACCATCCAGTAGACGGGAAACAGCATGACGGCGAGCAGGGCGATACCGAGCGCCGTGTAGCCGAGCTGTTTGCGTGATTTTGGTCGGGCCTGTGCGGGCGAACGCGTCGGTTGTACCGTCGCTTTCGTGTTGAGGCGTGTCTGTGACATTGTCGACATGATGGGCTCCTACTCGTCAACGGCGCGGCGATTGACGCGCAGGTAGATCACGGCAAATACGAGCGACACCAGGATGAGGATGTTGCTGTAGGCAGAACCAACCCCAAACTCGAAGTTCACAAACGATTCCTGGTAGGAACGCACGGCGAGGGTTTGGGTTGAGTTCGCTGGGCCGCCGTTGGTGAGGCCAAGGATGATGTCGAGCACCTTGAGCGTGTAGACCACCCCGAGGACCAGCACGACGCTGATCACCGGCTTGAGGTTTGGCAGGGTGATGTGCCAAAACGCGTTCCACCCGGTTGCCCCGTCGAGGGCTCCTGCTTCGTACAGCTCTTCAGGGATCTCCTGCAAGCCGCCGTAGAGCAGCGCCACGTTGAAGGGGATACCAACCCAGATGTTCACGATGATCACCGAGATGAGGGCAACAGAGGGGCTTGTGAGCCACGGAACGGGGTCGAGACCAAACCCGCCAAGGAAACGGTTGAGGATGCCGCCATCCTGGTCAAGAATCGACCTCCAGGTTGCGCTCGAAACGATAATCGGCAGCAACCAGGGGAGCAGGAGGAGCGACCTGAGGATGCCTCCGAGCGGAAAGCGTCGCCGAAAGAACGACGCGAGTGCGAGCCCAATGACAAACTGCCCAACGATGGAGCCGAGCGTAAAGAGCGCGGTGTTCAGGAACGCTGGGCCAAACAACGAGCTGGTGAGCACGGTTGTGTAGTTTGCGAACCCCACCCAGGGGGCCTCCCCGGTAAAGAAGGTCTTTGTGGTGTATTCCTGCAGGCTCATCGTGAGGTTCTTGACCACCGGGTAGCCAAAGAACAGCACGATGTACACGGCC from Lysinibacter cavernae harbors:
- the chvE gene encoding multiple monosaccharide ABC transporter substrate-binding protein, producing MSKHLSKKTTLLTFAAIGVTALTLSACSSGDSGGSTGGETKASADCNVGISMPTRSLERWINDGEQLQKQLQDAGCTVDLQYADNKTDQQISQIQNQVAGGSKILVIAAIDGEVLAPVLEEAKKQDATVIAYDRLINGTENVDYYATFDNYKVGQLQGAFIEDALSLKTATEPLNLEPFAGSPDDNNAKFFFSGAWDVLLPYVEKGTLVVPSGKSPKSDDDWASIGIQGWASDKAQAEMDNRLSSFYSGGEKVNVVLSPNDSLAIGIIASLKSAGYTPGDAYPVLTGQDADKANVKAILDGEQSMTVWKDTRALGDRVFTMIQEIVNGDEVEVNDTETYNNGKKTVPSYLLDPEVVVKDDVQSKLIDSGFLKASDVGL
- the mmsA gene encoding multiple monosaccharide ABC transporter ATP-binding protein — encoded protein: MEQSVILKMNDIGKDFSGVKALDGVSIEVMRGQVHAICGENGAGKSTLMKVLSGVYPAGSFDGSIEFEGKTVSYRNINDSEADGIVIIHQELALSPYLSIAENIFLGNEIAKRGIIDWNKTNREAALLLARVGLAENPATKILELGVGKQQLVEIAKALSKQVKLLILDEPTAALNDEDSAHLLSLIDHLREQGITCIIISHKLKEIKRIANTVTVIRDGKTIETIDMAGEDATEARIIRSMVGRDLNNLFPPRDPKIGEEVLRVENWTVYHPVDTTRKVVDDASFSVKAGEIVGFAGLMGAGRTELAMSLFGRSYGTNISGKVFKNGTEIQMRSVDEAIKNGFAYATEDRKKYGLNLIGDITVNISAAALAKLAKNGVIDKHREYKVADSYRQKMNIKAPSVAAITGKLSGGNQQKVVLSKWIFTGPDVLILDEPTRGIDVGAKYEIYGIINELAAQGKAVVVISSELPELLGLSDRIYAISEGRLTGEVAREDATQEQLMHYMTAGKD
- the mmsB gene encoding multiple monosaccharide ABC transporter permease; protein product: MSTTTPVKRKIPKLSINLRQYGILAALAIIIILFQVLTNGRLLLPGNVNNLIQQNAYVLILAVGMVIVIIAGHIDLSVGSVVAMVGAVAAISMNQWGLPWWAAVILAIAVGAAVGAWQGFWVAFVGIPAFIVTLAGMLIFRGLTLVLLTGGTISGLPSEFTAIGAGWIPAYLGEVGGRDTLTLVLGVLAVGALIVQQLRTRATLHKLDLPREPLASFWTKNGIAGVAILAFAWLLSGYSGTPLILIILAVIILLYTFILNRTIFGRHVYAMGGNRFAAVMSGVKTRWVDFFIFVNMGVLAGLAGVVSTARAGGAVASAGQNYELDAIAAVFIGGAAVQGGVGTVVGAVIGGLVMGVLNMGLSILSVDAAWQMAIKGLVLLLAVAFDIFNKRRAGGR
- a CDS encoding ROK family transcriptional regulator, which produces MRQQAPPKLGIRGGTSNDQLRRYNLSMVMTLLHHASGCSRAELTQRTGLTRSTIAALVAELVDLGMAYEAEPETAVGRVGRPSLQVFPNPTIAAIAVAPDIDAITVGLVGLGGEVIRRIRFDTVRIQTVSETVNVVKAIVEGMRGEIESGYSIAGVGIAVPGLVNASDGRVLIAPHLGWRDAGLASAMSKVLNYPVYAGNDASLGAIAESLFGAGQDMNDLVYLNGSASGIGGGIIINGVPLRGTSGYAGELGHTLVNSHGIRCHCGRIGCLETEVNMSRLLEVLGLPRADQDELDIALGVSRDPAVLAEVRRQIDFLSEAISNFVNMFDPESVILGGFLGSLLTVGRERLAEAVNIRSMSSAGHEVVIQRASLKSKLMLVGAAELAFAGLLDDPAGYARGGR
- a CDS encoding ROK family protein, whose protein sequence is MSNRGSNVDEVRRYNRSRILELVHRRGAVSRSELARETGLNRSTIADLVLSLIDAGLVLESGPDVHTSVGRPSPIVRPNPACVAFAVNPEQDAVTVGVVRMHGEVVERRRHEVDAPLNAAETVAAVARMIAAYRAELEPNVIVAGIGVAVPGLVRTADGVVRLAPHLHWVDEPFAELLAEATGIDRDRVSVANDASLGAAAECFFGVGRGVTDLIYLNGGASGIGGGVIANGLPLGGTGGYAGEFGHNLVTAPNGPEHATTGGSLEDEVNRRRLLDLMGFAAADPVVFESALLGSTDPAVRAEVERQVGILSIALRNAINVLNPEMVVLGGFLAALFAAAPEQLERQVREQTMHASYEGVRIVRAELGADLLLIAAADLPFGALIATPL
- a CDS encoding Gfo/Idh/MocA family protein yields the protein MSAPLIAADEPIRVVLVGAGNMGKNWLRVLTASTDVVLVGLVDLDTKLAADALLEFGLTDVSVGSDVVEVATASAAQAVINVTVPVAHNPVNTGALFAGLPVLCEKPIAPTVSQALSIAATAEVAGQLLMTSQSRRYFRTLSEYRAVVAQLGAPGIVTTEFYKAPRFGGFRDEMANVLLIDMAIHAFDAVRFILGQDPVAVYCEEFNPAWSWYAGDAGATAIFELSGGTRYIYTGSWCSDGLETSWNGRWRVSAADGSALWDGEHSPVAERNDGSAVAADGSSFANDPEEIAGSLAEFVRSLRTGVVPSTEVHSNVLSLAMVEAAVRSSERKARVTIAEVLADALGDAIEHERNPDIRGALERMR
- a CDS encoding ThuA domain-containing protein yields the protein MTTSTSPLRVLVWGENRHEQLEPKIAEIYPTGMHNTIREGIEEHSERQVSVTTATLDDPEHGLTEEVLRNTDVLVWWGHAAHAEVEDAVVERVHRHVLAGMGLVVLHSGHWSKIFQKLMGTSCTLRWRSEEDREIVWTVDPTHPIAKGIPHPFIIPQQEMYGEFFDIPAPDEIVFLSTFSGGEVFRSGCTFRRGFGKIFFFSPGDQDYPVYYHDDVRKVIANGVAWAETVRPERTDPVLLRYETEDFYNGQGYRGALAR
- a CDS encoding carbohydrate ABC transporter permease, whose product is MSQTRLNTKATVQPTRSPAQARPKSRKQLGYTALGIALLAVMLFPVYWMVNASLQPSGNTLTATFFPWNPDFGGYEKAIADQGGNLITSLIIAVGTVILSLAIAAPAAYALAQFRFRWINIALLVIIISQMIPGIVIANALYSAYNDLGMLNSIPGLILADATHAIPFAILILRSSMMGIPPSIVEAARIDGAGLFRAFFSVVVPVSKNSLITAGLFSFLFSWSDFLFALTLTTTETVRPVTLGIYQYLGTQVSNWSAVMATAVLSSIPAIILLIIAQKYIAAGATGGAVK
- a CDS encoding carbohydrate ABC transporter permease, whose amino-acid sequence is MTKLLFVAPAAVYIVLFFGYPVVKNLTMSLQEYTTKTFFTGEAPWVGFANYTTVLTSSLFGPAFLNTALFTLGSIVGQFVIGLALASFFRRRFPLGGILRSLLLLPWLLPIIVSSATWRSILDQDGGILNRFLGGFGLDPVPWLTSPSVALISVIIVNIWVGIPFNVALLYGGLQEIPEELYEAGALDGATGWNAFWHITLPNLKPVISVVLVLGVVYTLKVLDIILGLTNGGPANSTQTLAVRSYQESFVNFEFGVGSAYSNILILVSLVFAVIYLRVNRRAVDE